From the genome of Impatiens glandulifera chromosome 9, dImpGla2.1, whole genome shotgun sequence, one region includes:
- the LOC124915039 gene encoding pectinesterase-like, with product MDNNYIMLVLLPNVFLLAYWSPMATASTTTDSFCGQTPYPDLCHPLTEVLSLDHAAFRGVAMEATLQRAKQAHSLISSMDLTSLNEPQAKLAWLDCMDLYEDTVVLVNQTLHSTNPIDAQTWLSAAITNYHTCKNGFYDFQLSAHLESFPVLFLADLSKFLSNALAINKNDINKATKGSGGRRRLLWRRRTDGFPEWLGRADRRLLQSSTTASNADIVVAKDGSGNYETIAAAVAAAASKGGGQRVVIHVKAGVYKENVQVKRSMKKLMFVGDGIGVTVVTGSKSNGDGSTTYASATVGIMGNEFIARDMTFENTAGPQKHQAVALRSGSDHSVFYSCEFKGYQDTLYVYAQRQFYRDCDIHGTVDFIFGDASVVLQNCNIYVRKPMGNQQNSVTAQGRTDPNQNTGIVIHNSRITASSDLRPVQGSIKTYLGRPWQKYSRTIIMKCAIDGVISPAGWSPWSGSFALSTLYYAEYSNTGAGASTGGRVKWPGFHVISDPSDVAKFTVGNFLDGSSWIPGTGVPFTSGI from the exons ATGGATAATAATTACATAATGCTTGTTTTATTGCCAAATGTCTTCCTACTTGCCTACTGGTCGCCTATGGCCACTGCCTCCACCACGACCGATTCATTTTGCGGTCAGACCCCATACCCCGACCTGTGCCACCCCTTGACCGAGGTCTTGTCCCTAGATCATGCCGCATTCCGTGGGGTTGCCATGGAAGCCACCCTTCAAAGGGCTAAACAGGCTCATAGCCTCATCTCCAGCATGGACCTTACCTCCTTGAATGAGCCTCAAGCAAAGCTGGCATGGTTGGATTGCATGGACCTTTATGAGGATACGGTCGTCCTTGTGAACCAAACCCTCCATTCCACCAACCCCATCGATGCACAAACATGGCTTAGCGCTGCCATCACCAACTATCATACTTGTAAAAATGGATTTTATGATTTCCAGCTCTCCGCTCACTTGGAATCATTCCCCGTCCTCTTTCTCGCTGACTTGTCAAAATTTCTTAGCAACGCTCTcgcaataaataaaaatgatattaataaagCAACCAAAGGATCAGGAGGGCGCAGGCGTCTGTTATGGAGGAGGAGGACTGATGGCTTCCCAGAGTGGCTTGGACGGGCCGACCGAAGGCTCCTCCAATCATCTACGACGGCATCAAATGCAGATATTGTGGTGGCAAAGGATGGCTCCGGCAACTATGAGACGATCGCGGCAGCAGTGGCGGCAGCTGCTAGTAAAGGAGGTGGCCAGAGGGTTGTGATCCACGTGAAGGCCGGAGTTTACAAGGAGAATGTCCAGGTTAAACGGTCAATGAAGAAATTGATGTTCGTCGGAGATGGAATTGGTGTTACCGTTGTCACCGGAAGCAAGAGCAACGGAGATGGTTCCACCACCTACGCCTCTGCTACTGTTG GGATAATGGGAAATGAGTTTATTGCTCGGGATATGACTTTTGAGAATACAGCGGGACCACAAAAGCACCAAGCAGTTGCCCTGCGTTCAGGCTCAGACCATTCTGTATTTTATAGTTGTGAATTCAAAGGATATCAAGACACCCTATATGTTTATGCCCAACGCCAATTCTACCGTGACTGCGATATACACGGGACGGTTGATTTCATATTCGGGGACGCATCCGTTGTACTTCAAAACTGTAACATATACGTGAGGAAGCCCATGGGCAATCAGCAGAATAGCGTGACTGCCCAGGGAAGGACCGACCCAAATCAGAACACTGGAATCGTGATTCATAACTCACGTATAACTGCATCATCGGACCTAAGGCCCGTTCAAGGCTCGATCAAGACCTATTTGGGCAGACCATGGCAGAAATACTCGAGGACAATTATCATGAAATGTGCAATTGATGGTGTAATCAGCCCGGCCGGTTGGTCTCCTTGGTCTGGGAGCTTTGCTTTGAGCACTTTGTACTATGCAGAGTATTCGAATACAGGGGCTGGAGCAAGTACGGGTGGGAGGGTCAAATGGCCCGGATTTCATGTCATTTCGGATCCGTCTGATGTTGCAAAATTTACTGTGGGAAATTTCCTCGACGGAAGTAGTTGGATTCCGGGCACTGGAGTACCTTTCACTTCTGGGATTTGA